One Mycoavidus sp. HKI genomic region harbors:
- the argS gene encoding arginine--tRNA ligase, translated as MLPAQKQIIEAIFTDAIKNLAPSFASELDLLITLERPKIAAHGDVASNLALQLAKPWRMNPRQLAQQLAESVCAHPRASGLIESADVAGPGFINLKLSAAAKQAVARAVLNETASFGCAFAVAEQPAKRVLIEFVSANPTGPLHVGHGRQAALGDVLANVLSTQGWQAHREFYYNDAGVQINNLALSVQARARGLTPAHADWPETAYNGEYIAEIARDYLAGATVVRQDAEPVKGLGDANHLEAIQCFAVAYLRREQDLDLQAFGVKFDQYYLESSLYSDGRVEETVAALVAAGKTYEHDGALWLRTTDEGDDKDRVMRKTDGSYTYFVPDVAYHVTKWQRGFNKVINVQGSDHHGTIARVRAGLQQLGLNIPQGYPDYVLHKMVTVMRNGQEVKLSKRAGSYVTVRDLIEWSGGGQAAPEKLPTAALPDDDIIRRGRDTVRFFLVSRKADTEFVFDIDLALQQSDENPVYYVQYAHARICSVLAQWGGDLTTLTQADVTPLVSPHENALLKCLAEYPEMLTRAATELAPHAVAFYLRELAGQFHAFYNAERVLVDDDAKRIARLALIAATRQVLANGLAILGVSAPAKM; from the coding sequence ATGTTACCAGCCCAAAAACAGATTATTGAAGCCATTTTTACTGACGCGATCAAAAATTTAGCGCCATCATTTGCCAGTGAGTTAGATTTACTGATTACGCTCGAGCGCCCTAAGATCGCTGCCCATGGCGATGTGGCGAGTAATCTTGCCTTACAGCTCGCTAAGCCATGGCGCATGAATCCACGTCAGCTTGCTCAGCAGCTCGCAGAGAGCGTATGTGCGCATCCGCGTGCGTCAGGTTTGATTGAGTCGGCCGACGTTGCTGGGCCGGGTTTTATCAATTTAAAGTTGTCGGCTGCGGCGAAACAAGCGGTGGCGCGGGCGGTGCTGAATGAAACCGCGTCGTTTGGGTGTGCCTTTGCAGTGGCTGAGCAGCCGGCCAAGCGCGTGCTGATAGAGTTTGTATCTGCTAACCCGACGGGCCCGCTGCATGTTGGCCATGGCCGGCAGGCAGCGCTAGGCGATGTCCTGGCGAATGTGCTGAGCACGCAAGGCTGGCAGGCGCATCGTGAGTTTTATTACAATGATGCGGGCGTGCAAATTAATAATCTTGCGTTGTCAGTGCAAGCGCGTGCCCGCGGTTTGACGCCGGCCCATGCGGATTGGCCAGAAACGGCCTACAACGGCGAATATATTGCTGAAATCGCGCGCGATTATCTGGCTGGGGCTACGGTCGTAAGGCAAGATGCTGAGCCGGTAAAAGGGCTGGGCGATGCGAATCACCTCGAGGCAATCCAGTGTTTTGCGGTGGCGTATTTACGCCGCGAACAAGATCTGGATCTGCAGGCGTTCGGGGTTAAATTCGATCAATACTATCTTGAGTCATCGCTGTATAGCGATGGCCGGGTTGAGGAAACGGTTGCCGCTTTAGTGGCGGCTGGCAAAACGTACGAACACGACGGTGCGCTCTGGTTGCGCACAACGGATGAGGGCGACGACAAAGACCGGGTCATGCGCAAAACCGATGGCAGTTATACGTATTTTGTGCCAGATGTTGCTTATCATGTGACAAAATGGCAGCGCGGCTTTAATAAGGTAATTAATGTGCAAGGTTCTGATCATCACGGGACGATTGCGCGAGTGCGAGCGGGTTTACAGCAGTTGGGGCTGAATATACCGCAAGGTTACCCGGATTATGTGTTACACAAGATGGTGACGGTAATGCGCAACGGTCAGGAGGTTAAACTCTCAAAACGCGCAGGCAGTTACGTGACGGTGCGTGATTTGATCGAATGGTCAGGCGGCGGCCAAGCTGCACCAGAAAAGCTGCCAACAGCTGCGCTGCCTGATGATGACATCATCAGGCGTGGTCGCGATACCGTCCGTTTTTTTCTGGTTTCTCGTAAGGCGGATACGGAGTTTGTATTTGATATTGACCTTGCGTTGCAGCAAAGCGATGAAAATCCGGTGTATTACGTGCAATACGCACATGCTCGTATTTGCTCAGTGCTGGCGCAGTGGGGCGGGGATTTGACCACCTTGACGCAAGCGGATGTCACGCCACTGGTCAGTCCGCATGAAAACGCGTTGCTTAAGTGTTTGGCTGAATATCCTGAAATGCTAACGCGCGCGGCGACTGAACTTGCGCCACATGCGGTGGCTTTTTATTTGCGCGAGCTCGCCGGTCAGTTTCATGCGTTTTACAATGCTGAGCGTGTTTTGGTTGATGACGATGCTAAGCGTATAGCGCGTTTAGCTTTGATTGCAGCAACCCGCCAAGTATTGGCGAATGGCTTAGCTATACTGGGTGTCAGCGCACCCGCTAAAATGTAG
- a CDS encoding DUF1840 domain-containing protein: protein MLITFKSIATPEIIMLDNLARFLLRIIGKPLDKQGVISHDELAQAIARLEAAIDDEQKKEALARAEHHFDHDELADETPVGLAQRAFPLLDMMRVAHQQEADIVWGI from the coding sequence ATGTTAATTACTTTTAAATCAATCGCTACCCCTGAGATCATCATGCTCGATAACCTTGCACGGTTCTTACTGAGGATTATCGGCAAACCACTGGATAAGCAAGGGGTGATTAGCCACGATGAGCTAGCGCAAGCCATCGCTCGCTTAGAAGCCGCTATTGATGATGAGCAAAAAAAAGAAGCGCTAGCGCGTGCCGAACATCATTTTGACCATGACGAGCTAGCCGATGAAACACCTGTTGGGCTTGCGCAACGCGCGTTTCCACTGCTGGATATGATGCGTGTTGCGCATCAGCAAGAAGCCGATATTGTCTGGGGTATTTGA